Part of the Solanum pennellii chromosome 10, SPENNV200 genome is shown below.
TTTTCCACTTTTCCTGCCTCAAGTATGCTTCTGCAGCAGCAATACCGAGAAATgggatttaaaaaatattccgAATTAATTTCACATCTCCTTGTTGCTGAACAACATAATGACTTACTGATGAAAAACCATGAAAGTCGACCTACTGGTTCTATGCCATTTCCTGAAGTAAATACGGCAAATTTTCACCAATCTAGGCGTGAAAAAGGTCGTGGCCCCAGTCGTGGCCGTGGTCGTGGTCGAGGAAGAAATTTCAATCATGGTGATCGTCTTGCACTAAATAATAACCTTCAACACCAGCAGtgtaaaaagaagaatgaaaaacatgatgtagtgcagaagaaaaattcagaCAACAAATGTTATCGATGTGGAGGAAAAGGACATTGGTCACGTACCTGTCGTACGCCAAGGCACCTGGTTGAGCTATATCAAGCTTCCCTGAAGGAGGTGAAAAATAACGCTGAAGCCAACTTTATCTCGGAAGATACTGTTGAACCCATGCATCTAGATGTAGCGGATTTCTTTGAGAATCCCGAAGGAAAGATAGATCACCTGATAGGTGATGGGTCTGTgataatgtaaatatatttcattttcgtcGTTTATATGAActagtatgaatatgttttcctagatttgtaaataactaaaaggttgtgtattgtttttgtttagtaataatattataatgtttatttcttttatatcttttatcttgaagaatatatggatacctcaatgatcaatcatgaagatatttgtataattgatagtggaacaacgcacgccatattcaaagatgagaaatacttctcctacttgcttagaagaaaagcaaatgttactacaatttctggtaattcaaacttaatagaaGGCTCCGGAAGAGCTACTATATTTCTGCCTAAGGGGACAAAACTTGTCATAGAAGATGCTTTGTTCTCTTCTAAATCCCCAAGAAAcctgttaagttttaaagatattcgccgaaatggatatcatgttgagacaataaatgaaatgaatgttgaatacctTGGTATTACCAAGATTGTCTCAGACCAGAAATATGtgttggagaaattatcaactttatcttctggcctgtattatgcaaaaataagtaCGATTGAAGCACACTCTATCGTAAACCAGAAGTTTACTGACTTAAAGACTTTTGTGCTTTGGCATGACCGAATAGGTCATCCtggatcaataatgatgagacgaatcattgaaaactcaaatggtcatccattaaagaacctgaagattcttacaaatgatgagttttcatgtgctGCTTGCTGCCAAGGCAAATTGATTACTAGGCCATCACCAATGAAGGTTAACATTGAATCCCCTCAATTTTTGGAACGaatacatggggatatttgtggacctattcacccatctagtgggtcgtttagatattttatggtcctaatagacgcatcttcaagatggtctcatgtgtgcctcttatcatctcgcaacctggcgtttgcaaaattattggcacaaatgaTACGATTAAGAGCGCAATTTCCAGATTATCCCATTAAGACaattcgtcttgataatgctggcgaattcacatcccaagcttttgatgcttattgCGTATCGGTAGGGATAAAAGTTGAACATCCTgtagctcatgttcatactcaaaatggccTTGCTGAGTCATTTATTAAGCGCTTACAATTGATAGCAAGACCTCTACTTATGAAAAGTGAGTTGCCTACTACTGTTTGGGGTCATGCTATCTTACATGCAGCATCACTTGTTCGTCTCAGACcgactcattataataaatactccCCATTACAATTGGTATTTGGTCATGAACCAAATATTGCTCATCTTCGAATTTTTGGATGTGCTGTATATGTGCCTGTAGCACCACCTCAGCGCACCAAGATGGgccctcaaagaaggttaggcatatatgttgggtttgattcaccctcaataattcgctaccttgagccattgacgggagatttattcactgcaagatttgcagattgtcgatttgatgaaacaaattttccgcaattagggggagagaaaaataaacttaaaagtgaaattgcatggaaagtttcgtcattatctcattttgatcCACGCTCCCCTGTGTGTGAACAAGAGGTCCAGAAGATCATCCATTtgcaaaacatagcaaatcaaatgccagacgcatttactgattcaaaaaggataacaaagtcaCATATTCCTGCAGTAAATGTGCCTATCCGAATCGACGTCCCAAAAGGACCATCTACAAGTGTCATAGCTTCTGAATCACAAATACGCctgaagcgtggtagaccattgggttcaaaagataagaatcctagaaaaagaagtacaaaaaatgacactacaaaagaatttcacgaagaaattcaagatctgattAATCCTGATATTCCTGAAGAAATCAGTGAACCCGAGACTCAAGTAAATGAAGAACTCTCAATAAGTTCTTCTACAGGTGATGGGATAAGTTTAGAtcgatcaaaaatcatagtggataatgttttcgcatatgatgttgcacttaacattatgcaaggaaatgaggatcttgaacctctatccgtcgaagaatgtcgacaaagacatgattggccaaaatggaaagAAGCAATTGAATCAGaattgaattcacttgctaagcGTGAGGTTTTTGGACCAGTAGTCCAAACGCCTAGTGATGTTAAACCAATTGGCTATAAATGGGTCtttgtacgaaaaagaaatgagagaaatgagattgtaagatacaaggcacgccttgttgcacaaggattctctcaacgacctggtgtcgactatgaagaaacatattcacctgttatggatgcaataacttttCGATATCTCATCGGTTTAGCTgtacatgaaaatcttgaaattcgtctaatggatgtggttacagcttacctttacggttcacttgataatgaaatttatatgaaagttccagaaggacttaaaatgcctgaagcatgtagttcaaaatctcgggaaatatattcaatcagattacaaaagtcattatatggcttaaaacaatcagggcgcatgtggtataatcgcctcagtgagtacttgataaaacaaggttatataaacgatgtcatttgtccttgtatatttattaagaaaacaacattgggatttgttattcttgctgtttatgttgatgacattaatctcattggaactccagaagaggttcaaaaggcaattgaatatctaaaggaagaatttgagatgaaagaccttggaaagacaaaaatttgtcttggactacaaatagaatatttagtagacggggtcttcatccatcaatctgcctatactgagaaaatcttgaaacgattttacatggacaaagcacatccattaagtactccaatggttgtccgatcacttgaagtgagtaaggatccattccgacctcaagaagagaatgaggaacctcttggtccagaagtaccttatcttagtgcaattggggcacttatgtatcttgctaatgctacgagacctgacatagcattttctgttaatttgttagcaagatatagttcttcccctacacgaagacattggaaaggagttaaacatatattgcgatatctaaggggaactagtgatatgggtctgttttatactaacaaagatagtgcagatcttgttggtcatgcagatgcaggttatttatctgacccacataaagctcgatcacaaacaggCTATCTGTTCACATACGGAGGTACTGCTATATCATGGCGATCTACGAAGCAGTCTATTGtcgctacttcttcaaatcatgctgagataatagccattcatgaagcaagtagagaatgtgtatggttaagatcagtaatacattttatcaaagaaagatgtggtttgaagtgtgacgtcaagatacccacaatactctttgaagacaatgctgcatgcatagctcaattaagaggaggctttataaaaggagatagaacgaaacacatttcaccaattgttcttcacacatgatctccagaagaatggtgatattgatgtGCGACAAATTTGTTCAAGTGATAATCCAGCAGATCTATTTACCAAATCTTTACCAgcctcaactcttgagaagatgGTTCACAAAATTTGAATGCGAAAACTTAACCATCTGAATCGTGGTTTTTATCAGGGGGAGTAAAATACGcactgtactcttttttccttagtctaggttttgtcccactgagttttcctagaaaggtttttaatgaggcagcaaAAAATGCGTATTATGTATATCTATGTACTTTCTTTTACATAgatatccaagggggagtgttgtaaAATAGTTGGAGTGCCACGTGGGCCCAACAATTGAAAGGTAGCATCACTATTGATTGTGTATACATGCCATATGACACCTTTCCattattgatgttaatgtatggCTATAAATAGCCACTGTATGAAACATATACATACACCtttgaaataatattacttcctaaaatttccttcttttagtatattaattttagtaagtttttatataacataaaaatttttTTGAGAGATTATTGTATCTTTAAAATGCCAGGGCATGCATCAAATTTGATAAACTCGTGTACGTGTTTGGACTCAGAATTTGGAGAACTAatctttttctcccttttttttttacatataagttgttttagttaaaaaattctttcaa
Proteins encoded:
- the LOC107032682 gene encoding uncharacterized protein LOC107032682, which encodes MSNLSKLEFLALDISGKSYLSWVLDAEIHLDAMGLADTIQENNEASNQNRAKAMIFLCHHLDEGLKMEYLTVKDPLVLWNNLKERYDHLKLVVLPQARYDWIHLRLQDFKSISEYNSSMFKIISQLKLCGENITDHDMLEKTFSTFPASSMLLQQQYREMGFKKYSELISHLLVAEQHNDLLMKNHESRPTGSMPFPEVNTANFHQSRREKGRGPSRGRGRGRGRNFNHGDRLALNNNLQHQQCKKKNEKHDVVQKKNSDNKCYRCGGKGHWSRTCRTPRHLVELYQASLKEVKNNAEANFISEDTVEPMHLDVADFFENPEGKIDHLIGDGSVIM